Proteins from a genomic interval of Labrus mixtus chromosome 24, fLabMix1.1, whole genome shotgun sequence:
- the trak2 gene encoding trafficking kinesin-binding protein 2 isoform X7 — protein MTKTYNDVEVVTHLLAERDRDLELAARIGQSLLQRNHLLQERNEALEEQLAQTLDQVHQVQHELSKKDELLRMVSSATEESETDSSASTPLRQPPLPGSTTATAALSQLESLHGKLQDLEEENLMLRSEACQLKRDTICFEEKEQQLVSDCVKELRESNGQMVSLTEELSQKNEELLRHQEEIAQLLSQIVELQHRVKELALEKEELRIHLQASKDAQRQLTAELDELADRNAECLEMLHESQEVIRELRNKNNPSAGMRRHLSYGLSSYPMDSLAAEIEGTMRRELSVEEESTFKDQRVSQKRVFQTVRSINASASTSRPASATPPIPGSGQSSLVMTAQPFQSNQRYVQNNLASCSALTFFSNFLIYLCLFFAREEVRLGQPGCPGGNDLNRALHRLSLRRQNFLCERQFFQAEREKKLHALAGAEADGGEGSGYSSPMGSVHSSFSNLSELSFGSCIFKTFLPEKLQIVKPMEGSLTLHHWQQLAQPHLATILDPHPGVVTKGFCPLAQDAVYRLSDMEEDVEEEEEEEELRRISDVEKGAAEQGKEDEDEEEEEGGITFKVHCSSTPEERRDRKQPVSPLPVLPVSPTLTTSPRTPASSPSTRSDLCLTPASCPITEKSSQSAQPIPVACTAVVQSQIITSTSTTTSSSVHHPGKCQSSTFSTYTFTTCRILHPSDVTQVTTSSQSSIMANTPSSMRTGPSTPVTPCRLSLGDSFPPRRAPAAPCGLAKLVLERGISAQISTDTPPPSPKPTARQPLFRLLPSTPPNSPSHSPTPSPVPTESRQHSADNFLASRPAELFLQDVYGLNLGRAPHPDLPSPNQEIPVHAPPPKPGRARPDPGNVGLVERLRRLGFTKVLQGVESDASVPRQDSSTFVSASGGSLLDGLRRNQSLPAMIGARAGKSASIPTPPPHPTTLALPPPSWGNLKERRRHLGSLSHASSSSAKR, from the exons ATGACCAAGACGTACAATGACGTTGAAGTGGTCACACACCTTTTGGCTGAG CGGGACAGAGACTTGGAACTGGCAGCTAGGATTGGTCAGTCCCTGCTGCAAAGGAACCACCTGCTGCAGGAACGCAACGAGGCCTTAGAGGAACAGCTGGCACAAACCCTGGACCAG GTTCATCAGGTGCAGCATGAGCTCAGTAAGAAGGACGAGTTACTGCGGATGGTGTCCAGCGCCACGGAGGAGAGCGAGACCGACTCCAGTGCCTCCACGCCCCTGCGGCAGCCTCCGCTGCCAGGGTCAACCACCGCCACCGCAGCACTCAGCCAGCTGGAGTCTCTGCACGGCAAGTTGCAGGATCTGGAGGAGGAGAACCTGATGTTGAGGTCTGAG GCATGTCAACTCAAGAGAGACACCATATGCTTTGAAGAGAAGGAGCAGCAGCTCGTAAGCGACTGTGTCAAGGAGCTCC gtgaGTCCAACGGCCAGATGGTTTCTCTGACGGAAGAATTGTCTCAGAAGAACGAGGAGCTGCTCAGACACCAGGAGGAAATCGCTCAGCTGCTCTCCCAGATAGTAGAGCTGCAACACAGAGTGAAAGAg CTGGCTCTGGagaaggaggagctgaggatccACCTGCAGGCCTCCAAAGATGCTCAGAGACAGCTCACAGCAGAG CTGGACGAGTTGGCCGACAGGAATGCCGAGTGTTTGGAGATGCTCCATGAATCCCAGGAGGTGATCAGAGAGCTGCGCAATAAAAACAATCCCTCTGCCGGCATGCGGAGGCACCTCTCCTACGGCCTCTCCTCCTACCCCatg gactCCTTAGCTGCAGAGATCGAGGGCACCATGAGAAGAGAGCTGAGTGTTGAGGAGGAGAGCACCTTTAAGGACCAAAG AGTATCTCAGAAACGAGTTTTCCAAACAGTCCGCTCCATCAACGCCTCGGCCTCAACATCACGTCCAGCTTCAGCCACGCCTCCTATCCCGGGCTCAGGTCAGAGCTCCCTGGTGATGACCGCCCAGCCTTTCCAGTCCAATCAGAGGTACGTTCAAAACAACCTTGCTTCATGTTCTGCACTTACATTTTTCAGcaattttttgatttatttatgtcttttttttgcaaggGAGGAGGTGCGACTGGGGCAGCCGGGCTGTCCAGGTGGGAACGACCTCAACAGAGCGCTGCATCGCCTGTCCCTGCGGCGGCAGAACTTCCTGTGCGAGCGTCAGTTTTTCCAGGCGGAGCGCGAGAAGAAGCTGCATGCGCTGGCGGGAGCGGAGGCGGACGGCGGAGAGGGCAGCGGTTACAGCTCGCCGATGGGCAGCGTGCACTCCTCGTTCTCCAACCTGTCCGAGCTCTCGTTCGGCTCCTGCATTTTCAAAACCTTCCTGCCCGAGAAGCTTCAGATCGTCAAACCCATGGAAG GTTCACTGACGCTTCATCACTGGCAGCAGCTAGCCCAACCACACCTTGCCACCATCTTGGACCCCCACCCTGGAGTGGTGACCAAGGGTTTCTGCCCGTTGGCTCAGGATGCAGTCTACCGCCTGTCTGACATGGAGGAGgacgtggaggaggaggaggaggaggaggagctcagaAGGATCAGCGATGTGGAGAAGGGGGCGGCTGAGCAGGGAAAGgaagatgaggacgaggaggaggaggaaggcggGATCACCTTTAAGGTGCACTGTTCTTCAACGccggaggagaggagagacaggaagcagccGGTGTCACCTCTACCCGTCCTGCCTGTCTCCCCAACCCTGACGACATCACCTCGAACACCCGCCTCTTCCCCCTCCACCAGATCAGACCTCTGCCTCACCCCTGCATCCTGTCCTATAACTGAGAAATCCAGCCAATCAGCTCAGCCCATTCCAGTAGCCTGCACAGCCGTGGTCCAATCACAAATTATCACCTCAACATCTACAACAACGTCTTCCTCTG TCCACCATCCAGGGAAGTGTCAGAGCTCCACCTTCTCCACCTACACCTTTACAACCTGTCGCATCCTGCACCCTAGTGATGTCACACAAGTCACCACCAG TTCTCAGTCGTCCATCATGGCCAACACACCCAGCTCCATGAGAACAGGTCCCAGCACCCCTGTGACGCCTTGCAGACTGAGCCTGGGCGACTCCTTCCCCCCTCGTCGGGCTCCTGCCGCCCCATGCGGTCTGGCCAAGCTGGTCCTGGAGAGAGGCATTTCTGCACAAATCTCCACCGAcactcctcctccatcccccaAACCCACAGCGCGGCAGCCTCTCTTCCGCCTCCTCCCGAGCACGCCCCCTAACTCGCCTTCCCACTCACCCACTCCCTCCCCGGTGCCCACAGAGTCCCGCCAGCACTCAGCTGATAACTTCTTAGCCTCGCGGCCCGCTGAGCTTTTTCTCCAGGACGTTTACGGGTTAAATCTCGGTCGCGCTCCACACCCTGACCTACCGAGCCCGAACCAGGAAATCCCAGTCCATGCCCCGCCCCCTAAGCCAGGCCGAGCGAGGCCTGACCCAGGCAATGTCGGCCTTGTGGAGAGGCTGCGACGACTCGGCTTCACCAAGGTTCTCCAGGGCGTGGAGTCGGACGCTTCAGTGCCTCGACAGGATTCTTCAACTTTTGTGTCAGCGAGCGGGGGAAGTCTATTGGACGGCCTGAGGCGCAACCAAAGCCTCCCTGCCATGATTGGCGCCCGAGCGGGGAAGTCGGCCAGTATCCCaacacctcctcctcaccccACAACTCTGGCCCTGCCTCCACCGTCCTGGGGGAACCTCAAAGAACGCAGACGGCACCTTGGTTCCCTCTCACATGCCTCGTCCAGTTCGGCGAAACGCTGA